TCCTAAACAAGTTGAGCGGGCTAGGGAATTAACCCCAGACGGGGTAGATGCTCAATTCAAAGTGGATGATGCCATGGCTTTGTCTTATCCAGATGCCAGCTTTGATGTGGTCTGGTCCGTGGAGGCTGGCCCCCATATGCCCGACAAAGCCGTATTTGCCAAAGAGCTGATGAGAGTCCTGAAGCCTGGTGGTGTATTAGTGCTTGCAGATTGGAACCAACGGGATGATCGCCAAAAACCCCTGAACTTCTGGGAGCGACCTGTGATGCGCCAACTGCTGGATCAATGGTCCCATCCTGCTTTTGCTAGTATTGAAGGCTTTTCTGAAGAACTGGCTGCCACGGGGTTCGTCGAAGGCAAGGTGATTACGTCCGATTGGACAAAAGAGACATTGCCGTCTTGGTTAGATTCTATTTGGCAGGGCGTAGCCCGTCCGGCTGGCTTAGTAAAGTTTGGTTTTTCTGGCTTATTAAAATCTTTGCGAGAAGTCCCTACGATTTTGTTGATGCGGTTGGCCTTTGGGACTGGACTGTGTCGATTTGGTATGTTTCGGGCTCAACGTGCCCATACGCCCATGAATTCCCATGCAGGCACGGTCAGCGAAATAGCTCAGGTCTAAAGGGATTTTGAGTAGGGGCTATTTCTATCGGCTTTGCCTCTGTTAAGCAGCGGCAGCAATGCCCAAATTTTGATAGTAGGAGAATAGACGTTTGAATACCACGTTCTCGTCGTAATCCTTTTCCACGCGCTGACGTCCTGCTGAGCCATAGGCCGTTCTTAAGTCGGGATCGGCCAGCAATGTCCTCAGAGCCTCGGCCAACGGAGTAGTGGTTTGGGACGGAACGATCAATCCTGTTTGACCAGGAAGAACGGCTTCGCGGCAACCGCGAATATCTGTCGTGACTACGGGCAAACCCATTGCCATCGCTTCCAAAATTGAGCGGGGTAATCCTTCATGGGCAAAGGTTGCCAGGACAAAAATATCCATTAGCCCTAGCATTTGGGGAATATCCGTCCGATCCCCAGTAAACGTGACATGGGACTTGAGGTTAAGCTGTTCAATTTTTGCAGTCAGCTGGTGGTAATAAGGTTCTGGATCAGACTTGAGTTCCCCACCCACCACTAAAATATGCAGTTGGGGAAATTCTTCCACCAACTGTGCTGCTGCTTCAATTAAATATCCACTGCCTTTGGTCCGGGTTAATCGCCCAACCGTACCGACAATTAGTTTGGCAGAAGCCGGAATCCCAAACTCATCTCGCAAACGAGATTGGTGATCGGACTCTAAAACACTGCGACTAAATCGATCAATATCAACTCCATTGCCGAGGTAGCCCAATTTCGATTCAGGGCACAACTTCTTTTGGGCAGCCGTCTCTATATCTTCATGATTTTGGGACAAAATCAGGTTGGTGATTTTGGCACATCCATATTCAATCGCAAAATATATCTGGTATTGCAGGGGTGGAGTCAGTTGATGAAAAGGCAGACCGTGGGAGGTATACACAATCGTGGGAACCCCAGCCAGCTTTGCCGCAATTCGTCCTAACACTGCGGCAATCGGAGTATGGACATGGACCAGATCGTAAGCTTGCGATCGCATCAACTGGATCAGACCCTGTATAGTCTTGACGTTTAAAAGGGGGGAAATCTTACGATCAATTTGAATCGGGTGAACCGTATACCCCTGGGCCTGTAGACGATCGACTGCACTATCGGGGGAGCAGGCAATCTCAACGGTAAGCTGTTGCGATCGCAAGTAATCAATTTGAGGTAATAACAACGTTTCCGCCGTGGCCCCCAAAGCGCAAACGTGCAAAACTTTCATATTTTCTTTGTTTACCCCTCTTCTCACTCAAGTAGACTTTAAAAAAATGGGCAAAGAACTGATGCAAAAAAAGATACAAAAAGCTAGTTCAGTACTATGGAGTTGTATTTTTTTATCAGCATACTTTAATGCTAGTACCAATGGAGTAATTGCCGCTGAAATAAGCAGCACAC
The genomic region above belongs to Acaryochloris sp. CCMEE 5410 and contains:
- a CDS encoding methyltransferase domain-containing protein, which encodes MNILFVLIALLALVTVGIAVYLLTARSYNSADSVANSYDQWTEDGILEFYWGEHIHLGHYGSPPHRKNFLQAKYDFVHEMVAWGGLDKFPAGTTLLDVGCGFGGSSRVLAKDYGFSVTGVTISPKQVERARELTPDGVDAQFKVDDAMALSYPDASFDVVWSVEAGPHMPDKAVFAKELMRVLKPGGVLVLADWNQRDDRQKPLNFWERPVMRQLLDQWSHPAFASIEGFSEELAATGFVEGKVITSDWTKETLPSWLDSIWQGVARPAGLVKFGFSGLLKSLREVPTILLMRLAFGTGLCRFGMFRAQRAHTPMNSHAGTVSEIAQV
- a CDS encoding glycosyltransferase family 4 protein; this translates as MKVLHVCALGATAETLLLPQIDYLRSQQLTVEIACSPDSAVDRLQAQGYTVHPIQIDRKISPLLNVKTIQGLIQLMRSQAYDLVHVHTPIAAVLGRIAAKLAGVPTIVYTSHGLPFHQLTPPLQYQIYFAIEYGCAKITNLILSQNHEDIETAAQKKLCPESKLGYLGNGVDIDRFSRSVLESDHQSRLRDEFGIPASAKLIVGTVGRLTRTKGSGYLIEAAAQLVEEFPQLHILVVGGELKSDPEPYYHQLTAKIEQLNLKSHVTFTGDRTDIPQMLGLMDIFVLATFAHEGLPRSILEAMAMGLPVVTTDIRGCREAVLPGQTGLIVPSQTTTPLAEALRTLLADPDLRTAYGSAGRQRVEKDYDENVVFKRLFSYYQNLGIAAAA